The stretch of DNA ACTTCGGATACTGGAAAGTTTCCTAAGTTTATCAGTGATAGGATTTTTAACGACGCTATGGATCTTTCTTCAGGATTCTCCGACGTCCAACTGTAGAATATATTCAAAAAGCTTTTCCAATTATCCATCTTTGATTGACGTAGCATATCACAACACATTTCCGAGAATTTTGTAAAATCCTCAACAGTAAATGCATTGACAAAATTTGGAACTACTTTTCCTTGTACAGCAATTAACGCAAGTTCTCTTAATGCTCCAAACTTAGACTTTGGActgttggaaattaaaaaataagcttCAAGGAGTTTTAAATTTTCACCTTGTCTGTATTCACCAAGTAGTTTTTCTGCAATATCATCCTTGATCCCAAACAAATCATATTTCTCAACATTATAGTCAAATCCTTCCTTGTTAGCTTTTTTGTAACCATGAACAGTTCCATTTTCATAATATTGTATGATAAATTGCATCGTTTCAAAATGGATATCGTTTGCCACAACTACGTTGGTTCTCTTCtcaataaaatcattttcaaacaTACACTTGAAAACATTGCTTACTGTTGTTAAAAGGCTTTTCTTAACTTTAACATCTCCATCATTGCATCGTATAGTAACTATGGAACTGTCTGTTATCGTCAGTTTGTTTAAGAGTCCAATAAAAGGTGAAGGAGATTCGGCCATTGTTTCCTCAGTTGCGCAGCAActactctttaaaacaatgaaaaaatttagcgtaaagagcgaggcgttgcggaggggacaacctttttcatataaggaataatttctgttcgttttcagtttaaatgtcgctcattatttgcagttaaaaacttgtttgtttgtttttaattcaatttctggaaggttttgagttaatgcatgtttagattttggctaaccgcacacgaataattaaaacgaaatattcatattaatttatttagtttttgctaaatggctttctcatagttttgatcggatgattttgaaaaaagcgggtgggggggggggaggcctagttgccctccgattttgttacttaaaaattcaactagattattttattgtttgtaCGGACGTTATAAGTAATAAAcatacttaacttacgaattaacttaagcaacgaacttctatatttgcgtatttttattacgtatatgagggttctgccccctcgtcaatacctcgctctttaaactaaagtttgaattttatcccaaatcttttgagaatgaccctgaatcacaaaggcagtataataaatagttgaaattactaaaaatactttatcgtaaatagcaaggtattgttgaagagacgaacccccttatctacgtaatattttatgttcgttttaagttttaatgctactcattacttccaggtgaatttttttttatttcctcattgttttttttttaaataatgctagaaaatcctgtaccccttcatggagattctCTTCCCtgatgataaattcctccatgagatcctcccacgtaacccccgacCCACCCAAACGTGAaagtccccctaaaaacgtcagtatacttcaTAACAACCATTACGATATGTCAATAATGgtcaaagttcataacttgcagccccttccccgggggctgtggggggattaagtcgtaccaaaagacatagttattaggttttcgactaagttgaacagaatagctatctcaaaattttgatccggtgagtttggagaaaaatgtccacgggagggggcctaggtcccctccaattttttgttcacttgaaaaaggcactagaacttttaatttctgttagactgagccctcttgcgacattctaggaccactgggtgaatacgatcaccactggaaaaaaaaacacaacaaataaacacgcttccgtgatctttcttctggcaaaaactataaaactcaacatttttgtagataggagcttgaaactttataATAacgttttctgatacgctgaatctatgacttttaggggatgtttccctctaattttctaaaataacgcaaattttctcaggctcgtaacttttaatgggtaagactaaacttgatgaaacatatatttaaaatcagcattaaaatgtgaattttgatgtaactattggtatcaaaattctgttttttagagtttcggttactattgagccggggtcgctccttactaccacgaactgtttgattacaagACATTTTATACacttattttaaactttaatgttaatttatttgcaaatgTTCAGATATTCTTATGTAACTTTTGAATTATAAAACGgtaaagtttataaaaaaaggagGATTTCGGAAAATGTTACAAAATCAAGTTCCTAATTATAAGAGAAACCCACAATTGCGtcaaatcaaaactttaaaaatcagCTTCATTTTTATATCCAACAAAAGTAGGCCTACCTTAAGAAATACacaattttcatccaaaaaatcgttttcaaaatatatttttagctaaGCTACAttgttaaatatttgaaaaaaatatgcggTTGAGTGGTTTGAGCTTAAGGTGAATCTCCTTGGTTTTGATCTAATGATATTTTTCATTCTTAAGCAATGCTTAATATCTTTCTAAGGGATTGGTGTTTTTaagagataaattaaataaaaaaacaagtttttttaaatgaaaataaggagcgacattaaaacttaaaacgaacagaaagtactctgtacatgaaaggggcttttcctcctcaacgcctcgctctttacgctaacgtttgactcttcctcttaagtctacttcttaaaacagtaaaaaactttagcgtaaagagctaaagttgaggaggaaaagcccttttcatatatggagtaatttctgttcgttttaagttttaatgtcgctccttactttcatttaaaaattttttttttctggtacaTTTCCTTACATTTTCCTTACATTTCTGGATGTTTtctaattaatgcatttttttttatcttggctctccgcccATAAACAattaacgaaatttgcatattattttttttttggctaaatggctttctcatagttttaatcagaagattttgagaaaaaaggagcgagggaggaagcctagctgctctccaattttttgattacttaaaaaggcaactagaacttttatttttttacgaacattttcattagtagaaaatatacataattaaaCGAAAATGTCACATGGTGTTCATGATTTCTCAATGCCAGTGTCCAATTTCTACCCATTTTGTACAAACTTAGAAATATCTCACATTTCTTAGTTGGGACTTAACATGTCTTAAGATTGCaccgaaaacaaaattttacttggattttttgtttaaggtaggttttctcaaaattgctTAGGGCAAAGTAATCAGTGCAAGGTGTCCTCCTCAGAAAATTTTCCCCTTAGAAAACTGAGCATCTacagaaaaagtataaaataggCCTCTTCGAAATATCAATCAGATGCTTCTAGGGATAACAAATTAATGAGTACATTCATGATATATGGATGTAGAATGAATATACAACGCTTTATCTAAAGC from Artemia franciscana unplaced genomic scaffold, ASM3288406v1 PGA_scaffold_828, whole genome shotgun sequence encodes:
- the LOC136042223 gene encoding uncharacterized protein LOC136042223 isoform X1, whose translation is MAESPSPFIGLLNKLTITDSSIVTIRCNDGDVKVKKSLLTTVSNVFKCMFENDFIEKRTNVVVANDIHFETMQFIIQYYENGTVHGYKKANKEGFDYNVEKYDLFGIKDDIAEKLLGEYRQGENLKLLEAYFLISNSPKSKFGALRELALIAVQGKVVPNFVNAFTVEDFTKFSEMCCDMLRQSKMDNWKSFLNIFYSWTSENPEERSIASLKILSLINLGNFPVSEVLILFENLKLGEEFKTMKLVLEKSLGSLLKVEKYDQYLKSSSIETYCKECKHCNEPPYHFSSKCKGIHRCNTCSDNYYVCCYEITRGWSHHHHHGDGCCWKDFCLNSETNIYGCSISK